Part of the Toxotes jaculatrix isolate fToxJac2 chromosome 8, fToxJac2.pri, whole genome shotgun sequence genome is shown below.
tttaattttagGCCTGCAAACGTCCAACTGTTTAATAAAAATGCCAGAACTGGAGGTCTGAAATAGATTcagatgagaaagaaaatacCACAACTGTCAGTCTAACCTATTTTGTCAAATAATGTGCTGTCAGATGGATAGTTACCAATATTTGATCAAACCACATTAGCGCACCAACAGGCTCACAGTAACACTAGCAGTCATCTAAAAATAGCTTCACTGACAAGTCAGACACGATATAGCACCGCTAATGTCCCAAAGTTTTCATTATCTTAGAGCAAATGATATGTAAACAATAGCAGAGCAAAACAACTGACTGCAAACAGTGAGAAATTAGCAGGCTGCATATAAATCTACTGTTCCTTTCTGcctttgtcagcatgtggtacAAAAATATTGAGCCAATCCATCACCATGCTCTGTTCGTCAGCTACTGATCACCACTAAGCTCAGACAAGGTGAAAGATTAATCTTTAATGACCCCTATGGGGAAATCTGTAGGGCAGAAGGAGAGAACAGgtaacagagagaaataaaacaaagacatgaaaatgAGAGCAACAAAAACCACACCTCCagtggacaaaaataaatactcaACAAATAAAGAGTTGAGGTCGGGATGCCCAGAGTCCCACTCTTTGGTACTTTGAGAGGACTCACCTGATCCACCAGCTGTCCTAGAAGACTTCCCTCTTCAGTGAACTCTCTCTTTGTCCACACATAACGGTGCTTTGTCTTTATCTGGGAAGGAAACAGCACAATTTCACTGACCATTTTTTATGGGCTTGGTTCCCCTTTGAGTTCCTGCACCAAGTTTCCAATGTTTCTTTCCCCATTCATGAAATGTGGAAAATTAGGTTTATGATTCATATTAAGTTATAAATATTTCCATGACAATATCTACACCCATTAATATCTTtacccagattttttttaagctgcgCAATGTTGTCCATTTACATTAATTGCATgagtgtcactgtgtttaagaCTGTTTTGCTTTGATCTGTTCAGTTGCTACTGTGCTATGCAGAGAAcctatttaaagctgcacacgTGGGTAGAGTCAGGCGGTCTCACCTAGCAGTTTAGTTGCTTTACGTGTATCAGCATGTGACCTGAACTGCTGTGAAGACACAGTTGAGGCTCATTAAAGGCCTATTAATGCCCAAGTGATTGTTAATAATGTGACAAATTCTGTAAAACTCTACAAGCCTTAACTTGACTGTGTATATTTAAAACCATTTAGATGACACTGTAAAACTGCCGCCCATGTAAATATCATCTGATGACTGATGTTCATACAGGCACACTGCCTAAAAATTGTTACCTTTGAAAGGAATTGCTCATTGGTGATTCTGAAGCTGCGTAACCATTCAGCAGCTTGTAATGGTTGGTCAAAGCGAGAAGTGTTATAGGATGAGGGCAGCAGCTCTTTACAGTTCTTCACCCAAAGGTGGGCTgtaaaattacaacaaaaaacGAAAGAGAAGATGTAGATGGGTAATTATGGAAACTTTCTGGTCACCAGTTAGCCATCTGTCATGTGTGACTGTGGTTGTCTCACCATCAGGAATATGCAGCACCAGCCACCCCTGTGTGTAGCAGAAGTGgactgtgtgacagagagacatcGTCTTCCCACTGCCATTCAACCCATCTGAACAACTTCTTAAGGTGAACAATTGTCAGCAAATCAAGATCATCTGGATAAGAAGAGTGCGttcattttctgcctgtgtgagaatgactgtgtgttttgaaGGATACAGAATAAATATCGCTGTGCAGGTTTGCTGTAGTCTGTTTTCTTCAGGTACGAGATGACCTCCAGGGCAGGCTGCCTCACCATTATACAGGCCTCATTGAACGTCTTTACCTATAAAACCATACATGAAAAAAGTGTCTTCACTGtacacattttactgttttaaaatAGGAAAACACAGTAACCAAATATCATCCATGACtttgtaaaataacaaaaaaaattgtgcgtATGAAGTAATACAAACAAGAACCAACCTGTTGTTGATAGCGCCAAGGAAAGCCATGAGGGAATGCAGTACGGACGTGTGCAGGGGGCAGAGTGTAAAACTGTCCGACCTGTTTCTCAGACTGACACGCCTCGAAATACACAAATAGTGAGTTCACCAGCTAGAAATCATATAAGTATACAGAAAATGTCACTACAAACACAAATTTGATGCAGCTAGGTATGTGTACAATGTGCCCACACTGTTAGAACCAAGGTGAGGATTTTAGTTGTCAGAACACTTCTGCTTACCGGATCTTTCTCCTGCGTTCTGAAAACTGAGAAAGGCTCAGGTTCTGACTCTACAGCCACAGCCTCCTGCTGGTGCCCACATTCACTGGTATGAAG
Proteins encoded:
- the dap3 gene encoding 28S ribosomal protein S29, mitochondrial isoform X2 — its product is MALHRLSFRLRQTVTHVRTLHTSECGHQQEAVAVESEPEPFSVFRTQEKDPACQSEKQVGQFYTLPPAHVRTAFPHGFPWRYQQQVKTFNEACIMVRQPALEVISYLKKTDYSKPAQRYLFYGLNGSGKTMSLCHTVHFCYTQGWLVLHIPDAHLWVKNCKELLPSSYNTSRFDQPLQAAEWLRSFRITNEQFLSKIKTKHRYVWTKREFTEEGSLLGQLVDQGISRVKSSCDVVGAVMKELRLQSGQPESNFHLAVAVDAVNALWGRSTIKKEDRSSVDPEELTLVYNLRKLMRNDWTGGAIITTVSQTGSLYMPKSAYLPHELLGERGFNNMDPFIPVSVPNYSEKEFESCYLYYMDRHWLQHPQSRTEDGKKELIFLSNRNPAMLDRVCSFL
- the dap3 gene encoding 28S ribosomal protein S29, mitochondrial isoform X1, giving the protein MALHRLSFRLRQTVTHVRTLHTSECGHQQEAVAVESEPEPFSVFRTQEKDPLVNSLFVYFEACQSEKQVGQFYTLPPAHVRTAFPHGFPWRYQQQVKTFNEACIMVRQPALEVISYLKKTDYSKPAQRYLFYGLNGSGKTMSLCHTVHFCYTQGWLVLHIPDAHLWVKNCKELLPSSYNTSRFDQPLQAAEWLRSFRITNEQFLSKIKTKHRYVWTKREFTEEGSLLGQLVDQGISRVKSSCDVVGAVMKELRLQSGQPESNFHLAVAVDAVNALWGRSTIKKEDRSSVDPEELTLVYNLRKLMRNDWTGGAIITTVSQTGSLYMPKSAYLPHELLGERGFNNMDPFIPVSVPNYSEKEFESCYLYYMDRHWLQHPQSRTEDGKKELIFLSNRNPAMLDRVCSFL